Proteins encoded by one window of Dyella humicola:
- a CDS encoding LysR family transcriptional regulator: MRAFVYTVKLGTLTRAAEALYLSQPSVSLQLQALERELGVSLLERRRRRINLTDAGEALYELARPLVEGWENLDRDFQARVKGMQGGRLTIAAGSSTIQYLLPDLVRRYRERFPSVHLQLANVTGKDGLALLRADEADFAVGSMLDVPNDIAWAPVHHYDPMLITPLDHPLAAKDRITLEDLSPFGLILPPQRLSTYRLVDLVFQQRQVPYSVAIEVGGWDVIKEYVAMGLGISIVTGICITEADRSRLAVRNMKQYFPQRSYGVVMRKGKFLSEEARAFVDLVRPGLLTHRDYDEPGHSER, translated from the coding sequence ATGCGGGCCTTTGTCTACACGGTGAAGCTGGGCACCCTGACGCGAGCTGCCGAAGCGCTCTATTTGTCTCAGCCATCGGTGAGCCTGCAGTTGCAGGCCTTGGAGCGCGAACTGGGGGTGAGCCTGCTCGAGCGTCGGCGCCGCCGTATCAATCTCACCGACGCGGGCGAAGCCCTTTACGAACTGGCGCGACCGCTGGTCGAGGGCTGGGAGAACCTGGATCGCGATTTCCAGGCCAGGGTGAAGGGTATGCAGGGCGGCCGCCTGACCATCGCGGCGGGCAGTTCGACCATTCAATACCTGCTGCCCGACCTGGTGCGCCGCTATCGCGAACGCTTTCCTTCGGTGCATCTGCAGTTGGCCAATGTGACGGGCAAGGATGGGCTGGCGCTGCTACGTGCGGATGAGGCGGATTTTGCCGTTGGCTCCATGCTCGACGTGCCCAACGACATCGCCTGGGCCCCGGTGCATCACTACGACCCCATGCTGATCACGCCGCTGGATCATCCATTGGCCGCCAAGGACAGGATCACGCTCGAGGATTTATCGCCCTTCGGTCTGATCCTGCCGCCGCAGCGACTGTCCACCTATCGACTGGTGGATCTGGTCTTCCAGCAACGCCAGGTGCCCTACAGCGTGGCCATCGAAGTGGGCGGCTGGGATGTGATCAAGGAATACGTGGCGATGGGCCTGGGCATCTCCATCGTCACCGGCATCTGCATCACCGAGGCTGACCGTTCGCGTTTGGCCGTCCGCAACATGAAGCAGTATTTCCCGCAGCGCAGCTACGGCGTGGTGATGCGCAAGGGGAAGTTTCTCAGTGAAGAGGCGCGGGCGTTCGTCGACCTGGTGCGTCCGGGCTTACTGACGCATCGCGACTACGATGAGCCCGGCCACTCGGAACGCTAA
- a CDS encoding TonB family protein, with product MRKWSLYAASSLAAFALHAEVAKDDGWYDSTLFATAVVDVDSQGKISKLEILPAANQKLPASLTTLAETTMRQWEFVPATLNGAPAPAHTYLHVNFQLRKNGRDYDARVRYLSNGPMIEKSSSLRYPVDMIHARIQAELTMLAQVQPDGSLSNIRLESASSTLKHPVNEFVRSATIAMKDWHAKPETVAGHAVATWVRMPITYYLQNNVNDLRIDLQLERAVDSPADGPKTDAGVQALALDSPLKLKNQSP from the coding sequence ATGAGGAAGTGGAGTTTGTACGCAGCCTCGTCATTGGCAGCATTCGCTCTGCACGCCGAAGTGGCCAAAGATGATGGCTGGTATGACTCGACGTTGTTTGCCACTGCTGTCGTCGACGTCGACTCTCAGGGCAAAATATCGAAGCTGGAAATACTCCCTGCGGCGAATCAGAAGCTTCCGGCTTCGTTAACCACTCTGGCCGAAACGACCATGCGGCAATGGGAGTTCGTGCCAGCGACACTCAATGGCGCCCCGGCTCCTGCGCATACGTACCTGCACGTCAACTTCCAGCTTCGCAAGAACGGACGCGACTATGACGCCCGCGTTCGCTATCTCAGCAATGGCCCGATGATCGAAAAGTCGTCTTCCCTCAGGTATCCAGTCGACATGATCCATGCCCGCATCCAGGCCGAGCTGACCATGCTCGCCCAGGTACAACCGGATGGCTCACTCAGCAACATTCGCCTCGAATCAGCCAGCAGTACGCTGAAACACCCGGTCAATGAATTCGTGCGCAGCGCGACGATCGCCATGAAGGACTGGCATGCCAAACCCGAAACGGTCGCGGGACATGCCGTAGCAACCTGGGTGCGCATGCCCATTACCTATTACTTACAAAATAACGTTAACGACCTTCGCATCGATCTGCAGCTGGAGCGAGCGGTCGATTCCCCTGCTGACGGGCCCAAGACGGATGCCGGCGTGCAGGCTCTGGCTTTGGACAGCCCGCTGAAATTGAAGAACCAATCACCCTGA